GCCCGACGGCGACCAGGGACCCAGGATCAGCCCGCCGGATCCGGCGTTCGCCAGCAAAGGCGCGGGCGCTCCTCCATGGCGCAGGTCGAGCGAATAGAGAGCGCTGACCGTCCAGACCGAGCGGTAGCCGAGATCGTAGTCCGTGGCGGCGTCAAAGGCGCCGCGCCGCTCATAGACAAGCCACGAGGCTCCGGGATCGATCGTGACCGTTCCGATCGTCTCGAGGGCGACAACGTCATCGATGGTAACGGGGCGAGATTGGGCCAGGGTCTGGGTCGAGATCCAGACGAGCGTCATCACCGCCGCCGCGAGGCGGGCGAACCTTCCGGACATGCGGGGCCTACCAGCGCCTGGTCAGCTGGAACGCGGCGACGCGCCCGAGCAGATTGGCCTGACCCGGGTCGAAACCGTAGCCCGTCGGATTGTCGTAGAAGGGCGGGTCCCGGTCGAACAGGTTCTGGACCGTCAGGGCGACGGTCAGGCCGTCCCACCCGCCGCCGACGGGCGACCAGCCGAGGCTGAGATCGGCCGTGTCCCAGGACTCGATCCTGCGACCCGCAGCGTCCGCATAGTCGGACACATGGATCCAGTGCAGGTCCGCCGAATACTCCCGCCACCGCGTCGAGGCGCCCGCCCGCGACCGCAGCCTTGTGGGACGCCCGACCTGGTCGAGCACGTCCAGCGTGGGCGCGGCGGGCGTTGTTTGCGTGCGATAGTCGAACAGCCACGAGGCGGTCGCGTCGAAGGTCACCGTCGCCTCACCCAGCGTGACCGGATAGGCGGCCGCGAGATCCAGACCGCTGAGGGCGACCGAGGCCGCGTTGACCCAGCGGCCATCCAGCACGGCGCCGTAGGTCGAGGGCGGGAACAGATTTCCGAAAACAAAGCCGGGCGTGGAAATATAGCTCTGGACCAGGGCAAGGTCGGCGGCGTTGGCGGGGTCGATCAGGTGAACGAACGGCGCCAGCGATGGATCGGTGAGAACCCCTGAGAGGTTCTCGTTGGTGGGTTGGGCGATGCGGTTCTCAAACCGTGTGTTGAAGTAGCTTGCACTCAGTTGCAGCCCGTTGGCGCGGCGATAGTCGAACCCGGCTGTCCAGGTTTCGGCCGTCTCCGGCTTCAGGTCGGGATTGCCCCCGTACAGATAGATGGCCAGAAGCCGGGATCCGTCGGCGCGGGGGACGAGCGTCGCGCCCACCGCGGACTCATCGAACAACTGCGGAAGCGCAGGCGCGCGAAACGACGTGCCCCAGGATCCCCGAAATGTCAGGTCGGCGACCGGCGACCAGACCAGACCGAGCTTGGGATTGGAGGTGGTTCCGAAGTCGTCGTAGTCCTCGATCCGGCCCGCGACCGAGAGCTCCAGCCGTCGCAAGCCAGGCCGCGCATTGTCCGGACCAAAGAGGGGGAGACGCGCCTCGGCGAAGGCCGCCGCGATCGTGCGATCACGCTGCGGCGTCTCTGTTACGATCGGAGTGAGCGACGACAGGAAGGACGTCGAGCGCGTCTCGAAGGCCTCGTTACGCCACTGGGCGCCGACGGCGATCTTCAGATCGCCGCCCGGCAGGGTCGTGAGTGGGCCTTCCAGAAGCAGGTTGGCGGACATGGCGCGACTGCGGTCGAGTTCGCTGGAATATCCGGCGCCGATGAAGTCCAGCACTGCCGAGCCGTTCGCGGCGCCGGCGCCGAAGGGATTGAAATAACCGTCGCGCGCAGCGCTGTAGGCCGTGGCGGGATCGTCGGGCGTATTGCCCAGAGCCTCATCCAGACGCGCAGTGTTGACCCGGTCCGTGATAGCCGCCTCGCCCCGCTCGTCGGCGTAGGACAGGTAGCCTTCCAGCGACCAGCCCTTCCCGAAATCGTAGCTGGCGCCCGCCGTCACGCCCACGCTGCGTGACGAGCCTGATTGCCGGGTCAGGCCCAGATCGCCCAGGAATGAATAGGCGATCGTGTGCTCCGTCTGCCCGTTTGGCGACACGAAGAAGGGATTGGCGTCTGTGACCTCCAGAATGGTCGCCGCCGCGACGTTGTCGAAGCCATAGGTGCGGCGACTGAAACGCACGTCAGCCGTCAGATCCAGCCGATCGCCAATCGATTGCCGGACCCGGCCGTAGACACTGTGGCGCTCGAGCTCGGGCGAAAGATCCACGCCGAACGACGGCGCTTGCAGATTGGCCTGGCCCGCCGCGGAATCCGCGGGCGTCCGCGCCGCCCCGGTCGCGTTTGGCCGGATGGCGAAGCTCGCGACATAGCTGCCAATCCCCGGATCGAAGTCGACGATATTGCCGGGGGCGCTGAAGATGCCGCGCCAGTCCGAACCGCCGAAGGGCCTCAGATCGCCCGTCGCCGTATAGGCGCGATCACGCGCGTTCAACGGGTTCTGATGCTGGTACTCGTAGGACAGGAGCGCGGAGCCCGATGACCAGGATGTCCCCGCCAGATGCGAGGCCTGCACCGTCTCGGCTCCACCTTCCGCCGCCGACACCCGAAACCGGCTTTCCTGCCCGTCGAACGCGCGCCGCATGATGATGTTGACGACGCCGGCGACCGCGTCGGCGCCGTACAAGGCCGACGCGCCGTCGAGCAAGACGTCCACGCGCTCGACCGCGGCCGACGGCAAGGCGGAAACGTCGGCGAACTCGGCCATGAAGCCCGTGCCGGCCAGACGGCGTCCGTTGACCAGAACCAGGGTCGCGTCGGTCCCCAGTCCCCTGAGATTGATCCCTGTCGCCACGACGCCGTTGGAGCCGCTGCCGTCGGCGCCGGCCAGCAGTGCGCCCGGCGTGCCGCTGCCCTGATAGTTCTGCGGCAGGTCGGTCAGCACCTCGGCGACCGTTCCGCGCCCCCTGCGATCCAGGGCGTCGCGATCGAGAACCAGAACGGGCGACGCCAGTTCGCCGGACCCCTTCAGCAAGGTCCCGGTGACGATGACGTCCTCCACCTGGGTCGTCGGATCCTCGGAGGCGGCGGACTGCATCCGGCGCAGCACGAAGACGCCGGGTCGGGTCTGGGTCCAGCTGAGCCCCGAGCCCGCCAACAGTCGGGTCAGCCCGGCCAGCGGTTCATAAGGTCCATGCAATCCGGCCGTTTGTGCGCCTGCCACGGTCTCGGGCGTGTAGACGATCTGCAGCCCGGACTGGGCGCCGAACACCGGCAAGGCGTCAGCGAGCGCGCCGGGAGCAATGCTGAACGGGCGCGCCTCCTGAGCGGCGACGGCGCTGCTGATCGCAGTGACGGACACGGCCGCCAGGGCCCCGGCGAGATAACGGTACTGACTCATATTCTGGATCCCCTCCGACGCGCGAGGTGCGTCGGAGGGTTGACGGCTCAGCCTCGGGTTTCTCCCAATGGCTCGCGCAACATTTTATCAGCTGTCAGACGAACCGACCCGTCGGGGTTGGTCGTCGCCCTCAGTTGGAACAGTTCGCAGATGGCCGACACAAAGGCCTCGCGATCACCGGTGTGAAAGACGCCGCTGAGCGGCTGTGCGAGGGGTGTTCCCGGCGCCAGGACGATCTTGTCGGTGAGATAGCGGTTCACCTCCTCGACCGCCTCGCTCAGAGGCGTCGCGCGGAAGACAAGACGTCCTTCCGCCCAGCTGGTGGCATCGGCGACATTGATGGTCTGGGTCTGAAGGCCCTGCGGCGACACCAGAGCCCGTTGGCCGGTCGCCAGACGCTTGGGCGGGCCGGCCGGGAGGTCGGGGCCAGTGACTTCGACCAGTCCCGACACCATCGATACCGTCACCCCGGTCCCGGCGCGTCGAACGTCGAACACCGTGCCGACGGCGCGCACCTGGGTTGCGCCGGCCAGGACGATGAAGGGCCGCGAGCGGTCATGGGCGACGTTGAAAAGCGCCCTGCCTCCTTCAAGTTCGACCCGTCGTTGTCCGCCGCTGAAGGCGACCTTGATGCTGGATCCCGTATCCAGTCTGACAGTCGAGCCGTCGGCCAGTTGCACGACGCGTTCCTCGCCCACATCCGTCGCATAGGCGTTGCGACCCTGGAACCAGAAGGTCCCGCCGATCGCCAAAGCAATCCCCGTCGAGGCGACCAGCGCTCCGATCCAGATCCGGCTGCGATCGGGCTTCTTCTTGCGGGCCATGGCATCGGCGATCGCCGTCTGGATATCCGGCCGTCCCTCCAAGGCCCGGGCCTTGGTCCACATAGCCTGAACCTTGCCGTAGGCTTCGTCGTTCAGGGGATCCTGCCGCCATTCATAGAATTCGCTGATCATGTCGGCCGAGACGCTGCGGTTCGCCAGCCGGGTATGCCAGGACGCGGCTTCTGCATCGGCCTTCGCCACGCGACGCTGTTGATCGCTCATGTCGATCTCCCCTCAGAGAGACAATCGAGCCGTACAAAGGGCCGTCGCCTTTGTCATACGCCATTCTACAGTCTTGATGGAGATGCCCAACTGCTCACCGATCTGCGCGTGGCTCAAACATGCGAAGCGACTTAACACAAAGACATCACGCAAGGGCTCTGGCAAGCCAAGCACGATTTCTTCCAGCAGCACAGCTTCAAGTTGGTCGGATTGGGCCTGGCCCGAGCGACGCAGCGCATCGGCGGATTTCTCTATCACGGCGCGGTGCCTGTGCCGGTCGAGCGCGAGATTGATCGCCGTGCGCAGGAGGAAAGCCTTGGGATGGCGGATGGCCTCGACGAGGTCGAGCGACGCGATGCGGACCCATGTGTCCTGAACCACATCGTCGGCGTCCTGGGCGCCGAAGCGTTTGCGTACGGCGCGGGTGAGCCACCGGTCGTAACGCTCATGCAGCGCCGACAGACCGGGGGCGTCTTGTCTGCCTATTCGTCCATAGCCATCCGTCACGGGCTCGCCTCCAGTTGAAGAGGCGAGCCCGGCCGAAGCACCGGGTGTCGAGAACATGCTTGAGCACGCGCCGACGCCTTTAGCGCCCGAAGACGCCTGGACATGCACGCCAGCCACGCCGCTGCTGCGGAACCTGGAAGTTAAGCCGTTTCAAGCGAGGTTCTCACGCCTCGGCGTCCGTAAAGGACGCGGCCCTACGGTGAATCAGTCTGCGGTGGTTTGCAAGGGCACGATCTGCCTCTGCGCCTCGCGTTACACTGCCAGTCTAGGACGCAGCCGCGTCGGCGCTGAAAGCTCCTGCGCGCAAACGTGAAGCTTCGGCGGCGATCCAGTCGGCGGCGCGTTCCATCTCTTTGAGGGTAGTGAAGCGGCCCGGAGCGATCCTGAACGCGCCGCGCGCTCGGGGCGTATCGCCGAACATGGCGACCAGCACGTGAGATGTTTCGACCTTGCCCGTCGCACAGGCGCTTGCCGCCGAGAAACTGATCCGGTCTCCGAGCCTGCGCATCAGGGCGAAGGGGTCCACCCCCGGAATAGTAAGAGATAGATTGCTGGCAATGCGGGCCTCGGCGCCGTTCCACAGAACATCGTCGAGCACGGCCTCGATCCGGGATCGGAATGCCAGACCTAGGTCGCGCAACTTTTCGGTCTCCGCCGCGCCCTCGCTGGCGGCTATCGAGAGCGCAGCGCCCAGTCCGACAATGCCCGGCGTATTGAGGGTGCCCGGCCGAAGCCCTCGTTCCTGGCCGCCGCCAAAGACCAGGGGGCGCAAGCGAACACGGGGCCGACGAGACCGGACATAGAGGGCGCCAACGCCCTTGGGGCCGTATACCTTGTGTCCCGAAAGGCTTGCGAGGTGGAGATTGTCGCGCTCCACATCGATGCCGCCCGACGCGGCCACTTGGGCGAGGTCTGAATGGAAAAGGATGTCCCGGGCAGCGCACAGGCCGCCGATCTCCCCGATGGGCTGGAGGGTGCCGACCTCGTTGTTGGCCCCCATTATCGAGACTAGTCCCGTGTCCGGCTCTAGCGCGCGCTGAACCGCGTCGGCCGAGACCCGCCCTTGGCTGTCGACAGGCAGATAGGTCACCCGCCACCCCTCGGCCTCCAGAGCGCGCAGGGGTTCGAGCACAGCAGGATGTTCGATGGCCGAGGTAACGATGTGGCGTTTCTCGCCGAGCGCGCGCGCGGCCCCGAAGATCGCCAAGTTGTTGGCCTCCGTACAGCCGCTGGTAAAGACGATCTCGGCCGGACGGGCCCCAATGGCGACCGCCACCTGTTCGCGCGCTCGCTCCACAGCGCTCGCAGCGATATGTCCATGTTGATGGTCGATGCTGGAGGCATTACCGAACGCTTCTCGCAGATAGGGCTCCGCTGCCGCGATAACCCGGGGGTCAACGGGGGTCGTCGCATTGTGGTCGAGGTAAAGCGGCCCGTCCATCAAGCGGCCTCGGGGACGAGGCGCAGGATGTCGACGGGCGACTTGGCGCGCACGGACAAGGCACCAACGCCGCGATGGATGTGGCCGCGCAACCGGTCGAGGAGAGCCTCGTTGGACAGAGGCTCGACCGGACGCTCTCCCTCCTCGACCCACCGCAGGAGCGCCGCGAACAGGGCCCCGTACTCGCCAGTGAGCGTATAGGCGTTGAATTCGGAACCGTCCTCGTCCGGCGCCTTGATCGGTCCAAGCGCGCCCTGCTCGAGCGAGACCATCAAAGCCATCCGGCAAAGCAGGTTGGGCGTTACGCCGGTCCTCTGGCGCAATGATCGCAGCTTGCTCGTGGCGTCCGCCGAAATCCTAAGCTTGCTGTAGTGCATCGATCAGCCTCGTACTGGTCGGTCGCCCTCTGAAGTAGCCGGGCTGGGCGGAGGTGGTGCAGCGCTCGGCGTCATAGTCCAGCCGATAGACATGCGAGATGTGCGGTCGCAGGCCGTCGGCCAGTTCGCCGTCGATCTCCGTGTCGGTCGATAATAGGATGACCTGATGAGACGCCGCGGGAAAATAGCGCTCCGCGAGGCGAGCCCGGTGCTCAGTGTCGAGACGGGCGAGCGGCGTGTCGATGATCATCGGCAGCGGTCGTCCGCTGGTCCGAGCGAGAGCCCAGAGAAGGGCGATCGCATAGATCTGCTTCTCCCCGGCGGAAAGGGCGCTTCTCGGAAGAACCTGTCCTGACCCATCCAGAAGGGTCATCGCGAAGGTGTCCCGGTCGATGAGCACATCGCTGACGAAATCCGCCTTGCGGGCCAGCAGCCTGAAACACTCCACGAATTCGGATCGAAGATCCTTGAGCTTCCGATCGAGAAGCCGGGTCTCGTATTCGGCCAGGGCCAGACCCACGCGCGCCGCCAGAGCCTGGCGTTCGTCCGACTGCACCGACTGGGCCTGGACGTCGATTAGAGTGCGGCGTTCGCGCTCTAGGGTGAACAGACGCCCCCGGACAGTCGCCAGGGCGTCCTGCCGCAGTTTCACGGTCGCGGTCAGCGCGCCGAGTGTCTGTTCGGTGGCGCGAAGGTCATCAAGCAGGACACCTGACGCGGCACCGTTGGCGCGGACCAACGAAGCTTCATGGGCCTGGATGGTCTCGACCAAACCGTCCAGTTGTTCACGCAGGGCCATCGCCCTCGGCCTGGCGGCCCGGTCCACCTCGTCGAGACGCGCCAAGGCGCTGGCGCCGTCCCCAACCTCCCGAAACGCCGGGCTCGTCGCAGCCCCGACGGAGGCCTCACGCGAGACGAACGCCAGCAGGTCCGACCAGTGGTCATCGCTCCAGTCGGCCGCGCGACCATCCGCCGGCGCCTCGCGCCAAGCTCTTAGATCGCCCAAAAGGCGCGACACCGTTCCGGCGTCATTCGCGGTTCCGGCGGCGTGGCGGAAGGCGGTCAGGAAGGATCCCACGACCTTGGGCGCCATGGCGAAAGGCAGGAGCCGGTTGGCCATGTCGCGCAGCTCGTGTTCGGCGGCGAGGCGCTGACGCCCCAGCTCCACAAGTTCGCCCTCGATCCGCGATCGCTGCAAGGCCGCCTCGCCGCCTTCGGCGACAAAGGCGTTACGCACCCTGTCCGCCTTCTGGGCCTGGGCATGTCGGGCGGAGACCACCTCTGCCAGCGCATCGCTCAGGTCGAGCGCCCGCGCCGTTTCAGCCTCGATCTCGGCGGTCAGACCCTCCAGACGCGCGACGAGCGCGTCTCCCTCGCGATCCTTCTGCCGTGCGAGAAACACGCCCAGATCGAGCTGCAAGCGACCGATCAGATCAAGCCCGAGAAGGGCCTTGATCGCCGCGGCGAGCTGGCCGTCTCCGGCGTCGTCGTCGGCAATCTCGCCAATCTTCTCGCCATCGAAGAAGAAAAGTTGGGACACGCCGGGAGGGATCAGTTCTTGGAGGAACTGGTGCCATTCCTCGCGCGGCACGGCGTGCACCGGCGCACCATCCTTTTCCAGCTCTAGGATCTCGTTCACCGTCTGGCCGGCCACGGTCCAAGCCCGGAGGACACGATAGGTGTGGACGACGCCGGCCTCGGCATAGTCGAATGCGATTTCAACGGAGGCCCCGGCGACGCCTGCGCCCCGATGGACCCGGCCCGCGAGATAGGCGTGATACTCTTGGCGCGACACGCGCGGCCCTAGCGCCCGCCGCCCGTACAGGGCCAGCCGAACGCCTTCAAGCAACGTCGTCTTGCCGGCGCCGTTGCGGCCACCGACCAGTATGATCGGCGCCGCCACCCCGCGATGGCGACGCGGCGCGAGATCAAACTCGATCCGGCCCGCGTAGAGGCCGAAGTCAGTGAACTGCAATCGGTTGAGTATCATCCGTCGAGGCGCTCCAAAGCCTCTTCGTCGCCATCGACAACCTCGACTCCATCCTCGAACTCGGGACGGTTCAGGCTCCGCTCCGCCAGGATGGCGTCCAGGTTGCGCCACTCCTGCTTGAGGACATCCTCGATCCGGCGATGAACGCCGTGCCTGCGCTTTAGGCCATGCGCCGCCTGCTCGACGTCGATCAGACGGACGACAAGCTCG
The genomic region above belongs to Brevundimonas goettingensis and contains:
- a CDS encoding TonB-dependent receptor gives rise to the protein MSQYRYLAGALAAVSVTAISSAVAAQEARPFSIAPGALADALPVFGAQSGLQIVYTPETVAGAQTAGLHGPYEPLAGLTRLLAGSGLSWTQTRPGVFVLRRMQSAASEDPTTQVEDVIVTGTLLKGSGELASPVLVLDRDALDRRGRGTVAEVLTDLPQNYQGSGTPGALLAGADGSGSNGVVATGINLRGLGTDATLVLVNGRRLAGTGFMAEFADVSALPSAAVERVDVLLDGASALYGADAVAGVVNIIMRRAFDGQESRFRVSAAEGGAETVQASHLAGTSWSSGSALLSYEYQHQNPLNARDRAYTATGDLRPFGGSDWRGIFSAPGNIVDFDPGIGSYVASFAIRPNATGAARTPADSAAGQANLQAPSFGVDLSPELERHSVYGRVRQSIGDRLDLTADVRFSRRTYGFDNVAAATILEVTDANPFFVSPNGQTEHTIAYSFLGDLGLTRQSGSSRSVGVTAGASYDFGKGWSLEGYLSYADERGEAAITDRVNTARLDEALGNTPDDPATAYSAARDGYFNPFGAGAANGSAVLDFIGAGYSSELDRSRAMSANLLLEGPLTTLPGGDLKIAVGAQWRNEAFETRSTSFLSSLTPIVTETPQRDRTIAAAFAEARLPLFGPDNARPGLRRLELSVAGRIEDYDDFGTTSNPKLGLVWSPVADLTFRGSWGTSFRAPALPQLFDESAVGATLVPRADGSRLLAIYLYGGNPDLKPETAETWTAGFDYRRANGLQLSASYFNTRFENRIAQPTNENLSGVLTDPSLAPFVHLIDPANAADLALVQSYISTPGFVFGNLFPPSTYGAVLDGRWVNAASVALSGLDLAAAYPVTLGEATVTFDATASWLFDYRTQTTPAAPTLDVLDQVGRPTRLRSRAGASTRWREYSADLHWIHVSDYADAAGRRIESWDTADLSLGWSPVGGGWDGLTVALTVQNLFDRDPPFYDNPTGYGFDPGQANLLGRVAAFQLTRRW
- a CDS encoding FecR family protein, translating into MSDQQRRVAKADAEAASWHTRLANRSVSADMISEFYEWRQDPLNDEAYGKVQAMWTKARALEGRPDIQTAIADAMARKKKPDRSRIWIGALVASTGIALAIGGTFWFQGRNAYATDVGEERVVQLADGSTVRLDTGSSIKVAFSGGQRRVELEGGRALFNVAHDRSRPFIVLAGATQVRAVGTVFDVRRAGTGVTVSMVSGLVEVTGPDLPAGPPKRLATGQRALVSPQGLQTQTINVADATSWAEGRLVFRATPLSEAVEEVNRYLTDKIVLAPGTPLAQPLSGVFHTGDREAFVSAICELFQLRATTNPDGSVRLTADKMLREPLGETRG
- a CDS encoding RNA polymerase sigma factor; amino-acid sequence: MTDGYGRIGRQDAPGLSALHERYDRWLTRAVRKRFGAQDADDVVQDTWVRIASLDLVEAIRHPKAFLLRTAINLALDRHRHRAVIEKSADALRRSGQAQSDQLEAVLLEEIVLGLPEPLRDVFVLSRFACLSHAQIGEQLGISIKTVEWRMTKATALCTARLSL
- a CDS encoding cysteine desulfurase family protein: MDGPLYLDHNATTPVDPRVIAAAEPYLREAFGNASSIDHQHGHIAASAVERAREQVAVAIGARPAEIVFTSGCTEANNLAIFGAARALGEKRHIVTSAIEHPAVLEPLRALEAEGWRVTYLPVDSQGRVSADAVQRALEPDTGLVSIMGANNEVGTLQPIGEIGGLCAARDILFHSDLAQVAASGGIDVERDNLHLASLSGHKVYGPKGVGALYVRSRRPRVRLRPLVFGGGQERGLRPGTLNTPGIVGLGAALSIAASEGAAETEKLRDLGLAFRSRIEAVLDDVLWNGAEARIASNLSLTIPGVDPFALMRRLGDRISFSAASACATGKVETSHVLVAMFGDTPRARGAFRIAPGRFTTLKEMERAADWIAAEASRLRAGAFSADAAAS
- the dndE gene encoding DNA sulfur modification protein DndE — encoded protein: MHYSKLRISADATSKLRSLRQRTGVTPNLLCRMALMVSLEQGALGPIKAPDEDGSEFNAYTLTGEYGALFAALLRWVEEGERPVEPLSNEALLDRLRGHIHRGVGALSVRAKSPVDILRLVPEAA
- the dndD gene encoding DNA sulfur modification protein DndD, with the translated sequence MILNRLQFTDFGLYAGRIEFDLAPRRHRGVAAPIILVGGRNGAGKTTLLEGVRLALYGRRALGPRVSRQEYHAYLAGRVHRGAGVAGASVEIAFDYAEAGVVHTYRVLRAWTVAGQTVNEILELEKDGAPVHAVPREEWHQFLQELIPPGVSQLFFFDGEKIGEIADDDAGDGQLAAAIKALLGLDLIGRLQLDLGVFLARQKDREGDALVARLEGLTAEIEAETARALDLSDALAEVVSARHAQAQKADRVRNAFVAEGGEAALQRSRIEGELVELGRQRLAAEHELRDMANRLLPFAMAPKVVGSFLTAFRHAAGTANDAGTVSRLLGDLRAWREAPADGRAADWSDDHWSDLLAFVSREASVGAATSPAFREVGDGASALARLDEVDRAARPRAMALREQLDGLVETIQAHEASLVRANGAASGVLLDDLRATEQTLGALTATVKLRQDALATVRGRLFTLERERRTLIDVQAQSVQSDERQALAARVGLALAEYETRLLDRKLKDLRSEFVECFRLLARKADFVSDVLIDRDTFAMTLLDGSGQVLPRSALSAGEKQIYAIALLWALARTSGRPLPMIIDTPLARLDTEHRARLAERYFPAASHQVILLSTDTEIDGELADGLRPHISHVYRLDYDAERCTTSAQPGYFRGRPTSTRLIDALQQA